The Acinonyx jubatus isolate Ajub_Pintada_27869175 chromosome A2, VMU_Ajub_asm_v1.0, whole genome shotgun sequence genomic sequence ccgttgttGAGAATGCAAACTAgtttgcagccactctggagaacaatatggaggttcctcaaaaaactaaaagtagaactaccctacccagcaattgcactattaggtatttacccaaaggatacaaaaaaaaaaaaaaaaaaaacagatttgaaggattacatgcaccccaatgtttatggcagcattatcagcAACAGCCAAACTatagagagaacccaaatgtccatcaactgataaatgtatACAGAAGatgaagtatatatatacacaatgcaatattactcagccatcaaaaaagaatgaagtcttgccatttgcaatgatgtggatggagctagaatgtattatgttaagcaaaataagtcaatcagagaaagacaaataccatatgatttcactcaggtgtggaatttcagaaaacagataaatgtatgggagggggagaaagagaaaagatggaaaccacaagagactgagggctgatggagggagggaggtgggggatgggttagatgggtgatgagtactaaggagggcacttgtgatgagcactgggtgttgcatgtaagggACGAGTCACCAAatgctactcctgaaaccaatattgcactgtatgttaactaactagaccAGAttaaaaaaggcgggggggaggggggggggagaaaaagctCATGGTGATGGTTGTagaacaatgtgaatgtacttactgTCACTTAATTAtacacttacaaatggttaaaaatgatacattttatgctatgtgtattttaccacactaaaaatatatatatattttctcagttttattggCGGCCCCATGGCTTaggtggaaaaagagaaagtaatttaggaaaaaatttgGTAACATAAATCACCTGTGAGTCATTTACACGGATGTTCAACATGCCTGGTTAAACCATTTTCACCTGCTTAAGAGCTGCAGGCTTCAAATGATCATCTATGACTGCTTagctctgttttggttttttgtgtgtttcatgCAGTCAGTAATCCTAAGTAGCTTCTAAGGTCCTTATATTTAGCAATCACTGGTGAGCACAGGAGCTGGCGGAGAATTTAAAACATGCTCTGTGTCAAGAACAGAACTTTCTTCAGTCACTCACCAATGAGTCAGAGTTCAAAGTCCAAGTAAAATGAGCCTAACCTTTGAAAAAGCCACTCGTCAAGTTGTGACCTCCTAAACTGTAAAACGCAAGAACTTGAAAGTAAGCAAAGGTGGTTTCACCCTCCAAGTGGTATCACAGTCCATTGTTTGCCATATATTCTAACTCCAAGCAACGCCCTCCGGCcctcatttgaaaatgaattccAAAAGCTGATTTTCCTGAGGAGACGGATGAGAAGTAGCCTGGCACATGGTACAGGAGTCTGATTTTCCCCCTTGCCCACTATCTCCAGAGGTATTTCCGTGACTACAATTGCCCGGTTGTGATCACGACAAACAAGAAGAcctctgttctcttctctctctctctctctctggggttGAATGGAGGCGTGGGGTAAAGGGCATTACTGGGTTGCTCCCTTAAAACTGTTCAGAAAGCATTGACCAATAACACACACTCTAATTACATTTGGCATTGTCAGGTGGAAAATTAACTGCTAGCCCCAAGCATAACAAGTGCATAGCAACTCCACACAAATCCCCTGGAATTTCCAGAAACCTGAAAAACGCGGTACTTAACTTTATTGTCAACTCTAATAATAAAATTGACATGTGAATGATCCTATTTGTACAATCACAATGTCTGAAAGTGTTTTTCTCTCACAAAATACGGTGTAAAAATGTGATTCTAATTTGTGCAATACCAGCTATGAGGTGAAATCGTTTCATACATTTACTCAGTGCATTTTCAAAAGGACGCATAACCTAAAACAGggataaacaaatattaaaaaaaaaaaggtaggagaaGGTTTTTGGCTTAAGGGAACTAAGATTTTAAGCCACTAttctggattcttttcttttctttgcacgGTTGTACTCAGTAGCATATTAGTTAGGCTGAACATGCAGAACTGGTTTTCATACCAAAGTCACTGTTTAGATCACAGAGCATCTGAGATGAATGTATGCTACATGAACTCTGATTTTAGGAATTATAGCCTCACATTTTTCCCTTGTATTAGCataatattaactaaaatttcaCCCTTCATATCGAGGTTGACAGGGCAAAtgttctaagaaataaatattcctcTTAATGGAatatgtaaatagaaaaaaagaaatttaaaaaacaagtgtagcttctttttaaaaataaatgttaggttTAGAAGAGAGGAGCTCTAGAGTCTTGAGTGTGCATTACAGCCGTTTGTCGTAACTCAAGGACTGACCCTGATCTGAAATTCACCCTCCTCTGATGCCGTGTGTTTGTGGCAACATCTCTGTGCACGTAGGCAGTGGCCCTCCTGTAATGCTGGGATCAGCCTGACTTCTGTAGCTGCATTAGTGGCCATTTGGGCTTCAGGATAGACCCATTCAGAGGCCTTTCCAGTGGGTTTATAATAAAGTGTGCAATGGGAGCTTTATCTCTGCCTGCAGAACACAAACAAAGATCCACAGGAGACCTCCCAGAAGAGGCTAGACAATCCATCACCTTCAGATCTGCCCAAGGGAACAGCAGGCCCAGATTAATCTAACAAGGCTGCTCTTGGTACTTGAGAATGTATTATTTCTTGAATGGTTAATCATTAGCTACCACCCACTCTTAGAATGCTATAGTTTAGTAGCCCTAAAGATTCATGCTTCCCAGGCCCTGATTCGTAATTGGGTTGACCCAAATAAAGTCACTGCAATTAGAGCGCAAACAGGGCTATGGAAGAGCCCTTTCCACATATAATCATTTTGTACCAAGAAAAGTATTACATCAAGAGATACCAGAATCTCAAGGGAACTTCCAAATTTAACAAAGCAAACgaggaaaatacaaaatgccTTAAAGTAAAGACAGTGTTCAAAAATCTCACTTGCTTCATGCATCACTTCCAATCTCATCTTATGGGATAAGTAGGAACAATGTTACGGTTGCCCAGGGCTCAATGTGGCATTGAAGGAGAGCAGACTATGCCACTCTTtgacataaagattattttgagctgattatttttttaatgtttatttttgagagaaagcatgagcaggagaggggcagagagagagagacagagagagagagagagagagagagagacgatctTTggatctgtgcagacagcagataGCCCAATGTAggccttgaaccatgagatcatgacctgagctgaagtcagacgctcaaccgagccacccaggcaccccttgagctGATTATTCTTGAAAAAAAGAGGACACAGGAGCAGTTCTGCAATGAGAGTAGAGGTTAATCCTTCTTTaaggaaaatttacatttataaaggaaatcccTATATGTAaaggtgtctccttctctgcaccAGGAAGAGAATGACTCTAAATCACAAGAAAGGTAGCAATGTAGAAGTCACTGACCAAAACCCATTTTACAAGACGTGCCTTTGTTTACAGTGCTTTTCCTGTTAACCCCTGTAACTATCCTTCCCTCCAATTTCCACCTCCCAACACACACCCTTCTTTAGTCTTTAGCTAAAGACAGTATTTAAGATGATGTCTTGGGCTATCATGGGGAGTTTCTCAGCTTTCGGGGGTATTTCCTATGTATACATAAGATATTCATGTTAATAAACCTGTTTTTCCCTTGTTGATCTGACTTTTCTTACACATGGTCTAAGACAAGAACTCAGAAGAGCAAAGAGACAACTATTTTTCCTTCCTGACAGTACCATGGGAACTGCACAATTTGGTTTTCTTGTAAGATCAGCCGGTCTTCCAGAGTCATAGAGGTGACACCACCACCAAATGCTGTAAAATTCTATATATCGACCATTTGCCCCCTTTCTTGGCCTAAAACCCATCGCTGTGACAATTACCAATAAAAGACTATATAGCACATAGAATGCAAGAACTTATGAACTGTCAATAACATGAAGGAACTTACATATTTTCCACAAATAAATACGAatgacttctctttttaaaaaaacgcTATGGAGAATTCTCACTGtggagaaaatattaaacactGAAACATTTCAAGAAAGAATGTGGGGAGGACTACCAGTAGACATCAATGCTGGGAGTTCATTTCCATGGCTAGATGATACACTACAATGGCAGGACTGGACTGTCGGTCAGAGTGaataaagcaataaagaaaagaattccatttcactgaattcatttagcaATTCTTCCATTAATTTAATTGAAACATTCACACACAAAGAAAGGtttccattctttaattttttaacataatctACAGAACCACAATactatttcaaattcaaattatgGGAGCTCACATTCAAATATGCTTGGATTTGACGAGTTGCTGTCACAATACTGAGAAAATTCATGAAAAAGGTATTTAACAATTTGTAAGATAATCAAATATCTTTTTGCTACATGGGCCAATGCAGTAATAGTAACTTGTTTAAAAATGCAGTCTTTTGGACttcaaattattataaaagaataagaaGGTTACATAGCTAGACTTTCTCAATTTCCCAAACTCATTACATCTCGAAACCTGAAGCAAATGTTACACATCAGAACATTCATGAGACCATTTCTCCTTTGTACTTACCTATAAGAATCAAAAACTAAACCACACGTTCCTAAAGACATAGCTATTTCTAGGCTACATTAGTGTAATCATAAAAGACTACTGGAACTAAATTATCACTTTTATGTTAACAATTTTCACAATACAGCTTtcctaaaaagacaaaaaaaaaaaaaaaatgggggaattTGGATTTCCCTTACTGAATTTAACCTAACAGAATTTCACCCTTTCTGGCTGTAATAAATGTCAACTCTTCTTTCCAGTAGGAACTATCTACACAGCACAGTGCTACATACAATTAATTATTCCAGTGAGATGTATATTTAGATTTACAATATGATCAACACAATCGTGCCATACAAAGTTCTTCTGCAGGTAAAAATGCTAAGAAAGGCCACAGTGGACAGTGCCAGACACTGTGAATACAGTAGATTACAGGTACCACTGAGGTTCAGAGGAGACCACGAGTatctaatttttttcagcaatggaaaaggaaaacatttagagaaacgtaagaataaaaaatatataattccacTGTCAATAATGTAACTTTTCAGATACTGCTTCCTTAAACAGGCAAATTAGCTGAACTTTAAGTTAGAGAAAGTGAACAAGATCAGAATATGAAAGATGTTCCTTGTTTTCGCATCAAAGGAATGCACTAGGATTAGCACGAGGATCTTTCTGGTTCCTGTATCTGTAGGTCAGCCAAACACCCAGGAtctggaatggaagaaaaaaaaaaaaaaagaaaaagaaaaagaaagagaaagtaacagTTGTATATATTTCTTCAGTGCATCAATACATAATTCTGGACCTCTGAAGCGCTTTGCATTATTTGTTCAAAGAGgaagaagtttcttttttccttttaaagtgtaGTGACTAGCCCAAATTAGAGGCCCTAAGAACAATTACTATGACTACTGTGGTAGGCCAAATAATGGCCTTCCACAGATGTCTGCAACATAATCCCCAGAACCTGACAGAATAGGTTACCTTACATGGTAACAGGGACTATGCAGATGTGATTGGGTTAAAGATCTTGAGACAGGGAGATTATGTGGGTGGGCTGGCTGATGTAATCataagaaggaagaaggacaaaCAAAATCAGAGTCACAGAGAAAGGGTGATGTGATGACAGATGCAGAGGGGACAGTCAGAGAAAGGATGCTGCACTGCTGCCTTCGACGATGGAGGCTAAGTCCACGTGCCGCCTTCGAAGATGGAGGCCATGGCCACAAGCTGCACACTGTAGGAAGTTCTAGAGGCTgccaaaggcaaggaaacaggcTCTCCCagaaagcctccagaaggagtcTGCATTTGACACTTCTGACCTCTAGCAGCATAAAATCATAAACCCGTGTTGCTTGAAGCAACTCCAATCGTGGTTATTTGTTAGAGCAGCACTAGGAACCTATTACAAACACTGAATTGTCTGGATAGCTAAAATATCACATATTCTGATAATTCAGAAACAAGCTGAGTTGAGGGAAAATTCAGCAGTAACAAAAACCCCACAGTAACAAATTTTGCTAATGGAGATCATTAAAAAGTGTTAGAATTCCTACCTCCCGAAGGGCACAAAGATCCGTAATTTTAGAAAAGTACTAAGTTGTTATTGTGCTGTTTCTTACACCAGGTTTACCAAAGCGTTaaccaacataatttttttttttaattaagaaatgtgTTCATTCTGTTTCTGCCCTCTCAAAGttgatttacttaaaataatcaaaaattcCTAGActgaaaagatataaaaatttaatggaacaaaatgaatttcaaattatattttccacTTTAGGTCTGTAACAACTTTTCACctaaattttgtatatttgacTTCATTACTACTCATGAGCCCTCTAAACTACTTCTGGAGAATTATGATCACTCCACAATTTTCTCCCTTACCACAATAATAACCCCGGTGTTGTTATAAAATTGACGACCAGCACTGATTAGTTACAACACATAAGAGCTGATGGAACTACGATCGTTGAGGTGAATCAAGGAAAAATAAGTCTACTTTAAGGAAGTGGAAAGTTTGGGATGAAATACATACGACAGGGGTAGAAAAGGAATTTACTTAACACATCAAGAGTACTTTGTGACATGCTCTGTTCTTCACACTTTACAAATTCAAACAACTTCCCGAACACCCTACTTGATGGGAACTATCATTATCCTTATTCCACCAGCAAaggaactgaggccaagagaggcTAAATAACCGAGTGATAGTCACACAGGTCATGAGTGCTAGAACCGTGGTTCAAACCTGGAGTGATGCTCTCAGTGTTTGTGGTTGTATGTGAAATCTGATGTGCTGAAGGCCATTCTCAGGCTTACATTCCACCTACCACTTCAACCAGGCTGGTTGTTACAATGCTCAAATATTTACACACCCGTTGTCAAAGAGCAACTCCATGGACACCCCCCAACCCGCCCAAGCATCATTTCCTTCACTCTGCCTCAGAAATGCTGCACACGGGAAGAGCTTTTGGTGAGAATTtttgaggttttaatttttttttttaatgtttacttatttattctgagagagagagggagagacggaagggcagaaaaagagaatcccaagcacgctccttgctgtcattgcagagcccaacacagggctggatcccgcaaatcaggagatcatgacttgagcagaaatcaagaggtggatgctaaactgactgcgccactcagacgccccttaAATATTCTGACTATCAGCCCTGGATATATGCCGATAGTGTACGTTACAGTTCTTaggggaaacaaagcaaatgggTAAAATTAGACCCTCATAATCGGAGGCCACGTTTTACCAAAACTTAATTCCTCCAATTCAGCTGTAAGTGACAAAATGAGACAGTCTCTTCTTTTGCCTTATTGTTGAGCCACTATCTCATCCCTCATTTCCAGGGAGTTTGGAAGGGAGGCCACACCCAAAGTGCAAAAAGATCAAAGTTAGATAATGGATTTTAAGCTTACAAAGCTGCTTAAAATGATTTGAAGATATTCAAGGGTGACTTTGACTAGAAGGGATCATGAACTCAGCTGATCCTAGAACCTACATCTGGAATGCAGGTCACCAACATAGAAATTGTGTCATAAGCCTATTTATTatgctttatgtttatttgttaaatataggAAGACAAAAGGTAATATGCCAAAATATAAAGATTGGTATTTGTAATTTTAGTTAGTAaatacatgtaatttttcatcttaataattttctgtattttctacagtTTCTACAAAGAACGTGTgctaactttttaacttttttttcagattctaaatGGTTTTTTTAgggtttaagtttattttcaggcatgataaatagttcaaATCAAATCATTCTGTTTCACCTGTGAGAGGAAATCATTGGTTCGGTTAGTTAGCCTCATCCCTATGATTCGGTGAAATACTGAATacaacaaaaaattgaaaagtgagagtacctataaaatatttactatccagAAAATATCGTGtgggataaattatttttaaaatctctaaccAGGTTTCAAAGgacattgtatataaaatataaagcaagaGCCTATGAAAGAACAATGTCTTCTTACCTCTTAGATACCTAAGACTCAAGAGTTTATATTAACAGaaatgataaacaaacaaacaaacaaacagtaggaggagggatgaataggcagaacagAGAAGACCTATAGGGCAGGACAgcaaaaaatattctgtatgatattataatgatgtcATTataatacatgtcattatacatttgtccaaaccatATGATGTACAAAAGTAAACCTTaacataaactatggactttgagtgattatgatgtgtcattgtgggttcatcaattgtaacaatgTCCCACTGTGGTGAGTAATGGTGACAATGGAGGAGACTATGCATGCCTTTCTAAGGGCAGGGATATATGGGAATCCTGTACCTTTCTCTCAGTTTTGCTATGGACCAAAACCTgctccaaaaaaataataaataaagtctgtttttagaaaaaaaaataggtggaacgcctgggtggctcagtcggttaagtgtccgacttcggctcaggtcatgatctcgcagtctgtgagttcaagccccgcatcaggctctctgtgctggcagctcagagcctagagcctgtttcagattctgtgtctccctctctctctgaccctcctccattcatactctgtctctctctctgtctcaaaataaataaataaataaataaataaataaataaatgttaaaaaaaattaaaaaaaaaaataggcataatTGAAGGTAGTATAACCTGATGAGAAGAAAACGGAGCTGCTCAAAAGAATCAAATTCAgggcacccgtgtggctcagttggttaagcatccaactctttatttcagctcaggtcatgatctcatggtttgtttttaaataaacatttaaaaaaaataaaaaataaagaattaaattctcaaaataaatcccaaagtAAAAAGGAAACCAAGTAGCAAAATCCTGATAATTGTTGAATCTGGCTAATGGGGTAATGGAGATGGCTCATCCCGATTTTTTtctatctgtatttttaagttgtttcatggggaaaaaaaatcatactgattaaaggaaaggaagaaataatgcacagaattgtttttaaacaatacATCAATTTTCTTGTCCGATGTCACAACCAACCGACAAGACAGCTCTTTCTTGagaaaaagtgaaacagaaaaaatgCTTAGAATAGGAAGAGATGTTAGGGgagacttcttttaaaaaatgaatattaaccTTGGTCTTTATCTCCACTTTGTAAATAACAGCCAAGTGTGAATTTTTTCTTCTCacgaggagaaaaaaaaggaaactgaaaacaataaaatatataacatatatacatgtatataacatataaatatataatatatgtaaatatattatatataaaatatgtaatatataccacatatataatgtgctataggggtgcctgggtggctcagtcagttaggtgcctgattcttgattttggctcaggtcatgatctcatggctcatgagtctgagccccatgtcaggctctgcattgacagtgctgagcctgttgggaattctctctcgcgctcgctctctcaaaataatgtatgagtttaaaaaattttgataCATATTGCCAACTCAGCTTTATCAAGAAATGTCCACAGAGATTGAGAATTTAATAAAGACAATGCAAAAGGAATTAGCATTCCTCTACAATTATCAAACAATATGTGTGTGGTTTTGCTTACAGACACATATATTATCTGTAACtgtattaatatgaaaaatatattaatacaagttatataaataagaaattaataatacTGTTTACCTGTAGGTTTTGGAAGGCTAGGAACAATGGAGGATGGGTTTGGAAGGCaatttttcaaagcttttctttatatgtgtatatgtgtgtatgtgttatatactatatatattaaacaGTACGAATGTCTTAcctattccaaaatttaaaatgataatttatcaTACAACTCTATAAATAGAAGAGACTCTAGAAATAAACcagtccaaattcattttattagttcattaaattttaaatgatttaatgatGAAGCATCTCACCCTGTCTAAAGTTCATGCTAGATCTGTGAGGTCTTCTGATTTCAAGCCAGGGTTCAAACAATTATAATACTAAGTCTCAGTGAAAATATTCATCGATACATTCCAAAAGTTAAGGGCCATGCTAAGGTAAAATGTAATGCTCTCTCGCCATATAAAATGGATCCCTATGACAAACGTGGAAAGATAGCGAGATATTTGCACATACCTCTGTGAAGCTGAAGAAGAGGCCAATGCCACCAACAAATCTCAAAACCTCTCCAGCATATTTTCCTATTATTGGAGCACACAGTGAACATGGGTGGCTGCTTTTGACACAGCTCtgtatcaattaaaaaaaaaaaaaaagaggacttttATTTCAAAGTACAGTTATAAAAAGCCAATAAAAATTGAACCCACATAAAAATGAGTGGCTGGAGTATTATACCCACTCTGGGCCTTGGCTATTTAGTACTGTCCTAAATTCTTAGATGGCTCACATGATTCCCACCCCCAGTGTACACACCTTGAGTAATCACCCCCCTTGACTGTGGATGGGATTTTTGAATACGATAGACAGTCACTCCCATGTTTGCAGTGTGTTACATAAGATATCATCTTAACAGAATGGAAATTATCAAGCTGACTTTGATGCTGCCATATTGTGAGAGCAAGAAAACGGGACCTAAGTCCTACAACCACCAGACAGACACCCAATTCTACCAAGAACCCACTGAGCTTGCCAGAGGACCCTAGGCCTCTGATGAGACTGCAGCcttggccaacaccttgatctcccCCAGGGGAGGTCCTAAGTGGAAGACCCAACTAAGCCACACTCACACTTCTGACCCATGGAAACTGAGATAATACACGGGTGTTGTTCGTGTGTTCCACAGCAGTAGAAAGTTAATAATCCCATGAAAGAGGCTTCATTGAGGGACAAGCCAGTTCAGGGCTCAGAGAGATgttatagagtttcctcaaaattttaaCACATGTGAACTTCCTAGGAGAGCTAAGCTCCAACTCCAACCTCATACAGGGGTCTGGCCTGGGACAACAGTATGGCTCTAATTTGCCCATTGCTAGCTCAGCTCCCACACAGAAGGAGCATGAAGTTGtaatggggaaggagggagggaggaaataggATCCACATACCTTCTCCCGCGAcatttaaatggttaaaaagCACAATTTAGGATAGACAGATTCCTCCCACTACCCTGATATGTTTCAAAACCAAGATATTTGTACGGCTCCTCTGCATCTTGAAGGCTGATGGGCTCTTTTCTTTCACAACTTGTTTTAGGAAGAGTTGAATGGGAATGAATTAGGGGCAGAACCAGAAACATCTGTGTCTGGCAGGGCCCTGGGATATTTAGCACTCTCAGCAGTAGATACTTGAGGACAGACAAATGATACAATAATGTCCATGGTGTAtgtacagcattttaaaaatacaactgagCATCAGAAAATCCATTTCTTTCATGGTAATCATTATTCATCTGTAAGCAATACATCTCCAAAAAATACATTATGCTTTATACTTACAGCCAGACAGGTGTCATTTGGGTTATAAGTTCGAAACCCACAGCAATTTAAATTTCTCTGGATGTCATTTCGAGCACTTGCTGTATTGTTCCAACCAACTTCGAGAAGCTGACCCTAGAAAATGCATTAGTATATGCATTAAAATGTGTTATCCCTGGACAAAATGTATAAAGCTAGAGACTGCAACTTTTAATACTGAGAGTATCTAAAATAAATACTCTTTGGAAGACCATTAGAAGTTTTCAAAGGGCAAGAACTGAATCTGCAACAAAAATTAAAGCACTGTGTCTATCCCAAGAATGAAAAGTCTCaatttttacatgcattttttaaaaaagcacttagTTCAAAAAATTCTCAGACTGAAACAAGACAAATTTTCCATTGCCCCAGAGATCCTTATTCTTTTACCAATTAGAGTTTGGAAAGTGTAGTTGTTAGAATGGAATCACAAATGTTTCATTGCATAATGGTGGGGAAAGACTGGGTGGACATCTTTTAGTAGTAGCACTTTTTACCCAGGGAAGGCCAAATTCTACTTCAAGGATGCAAAAAATAGCAACACCTGATGGTGTCTCAGGGCGCCAATCAGCCCCATGAAGGCAATCGGGAACAAAAGATGTTAGGTATGTGGAGTGAAATGCCATTCTGAGCAAGAAGTTACTTTATATTCCAATCAtttctcccccttttttcttACACACCCTACGTGGTCTAACAAAGCTGGAGATAAATGCCTTTGCTTACCTGTTGCTCCTCGTTCAGGGCTAAGCAAGCACATGATACAGAAAACTGAACAACGAATACGAGTAAGAGAATAATCATGTACTGAGAATTGAAGTTAAGGCATTTCTTGATActcttaaaataatataaaatagaggTACTGACAACATCAGAATGTACTAGAAGGGATTcaatcagaaaacagaacaaatggcACCTAGAGAAAGTTCAAAAAGAAGACACACGattgttattttcattaatacACTGTAGGTATaagttcataataaaaaatactaatatttaacTAACAGCTGATCTACCACAACTTCATTTAGattgtaataaacatttttacatgtataaaacaagaaataagtatAGATAAACATACGTAAGATTTCTTACTATTAAATCTAAAAAACAATCACTGAAATTCTCAACCAAATATTAACCTTCTAGAAAGGGTCTATAGGTCACTGAATCAGTTCAACGTAACTTTGAATTTGCAACACATAAAGAGGACTATACTGAACTCCCAGAATACACTCTTCAcgatgggaaaaggagaaaatggaaacatatgaaCATACAGTAATTTCACCGTTAAGAAACATTCCTAATGTTGATTACACAACAAACTGTTGTGATTACACAACAAATACACATAGGGCATGCTAGGAGTTGCTGTCTGGCAATTAATTTCCTAATGATAATTCCAAATCCGTTGTAAGTTATCGAAAGAATAATCAATAAAGGTAAGAACAAATTCAATTGGGGTAAAAATTCGGCttttaaaaaaggatacaaaaaaaagcAACACCTGATGGTGTTTTACAGCTCCAATCAGCCCCACCAAGGCAATTAGGAACAGGAAAATGCCCACTGCAATGACGACGCCGACCACCCGGAGG encodes the following:
- the TSPAN13 gene encoding tetraspanin-13; translated protein: MVCGGFACSKNCLCALNLLYTLVSLLLIGIAAWGIGFGLISSLRVVGVVIAVGIFLFLIALVGLIGAVKHHQVLLFFYMIILLLVFVVQFSVSCACLALNEEQQGQLLEVGWNNTASARNDIQRNLNCCGFRTYNPNDTCLASCVKSSHPCSLCAPIIGKYAGEVLRFVGGIGLFFSFTEILGVWLTYRYRNQKDPRANPSAFL